The Pseudomonas moraviensis genome contains the following window.
CCCATGTAGGAGCTGCCGAAGGCTGCGATCTTTTGATGTTGATTTTTAGAAGCAAATCAAAAGATCGCAGCCTTCGGCAGCTCCTTGTATCTCGACTAACGCTCCGCCAGGAGCGATAGTTCTCGACTGATCATCGAGGGAGGGACTTGGAAGCCGCGCAGCTCCTTAGGCTTTTTGCCTGTGACGTAGATCGTGCTCCAGCCCTCCACACTCACTCGTACAGTTCGCACGGTATCTTGGGCCCGCCTCCGGCGAGAGCCCGCATTCGCAAGGTTGGACAGAGTGAAGTGATGATCGCAACAGGGAACAAGTGGAGAAACGATCATGTCTGGTTTCGTTGGCGTCGACATCGCAAAGAACACCTTTGATATCGCTACACACCTGCCCAATGGCAAGCACAAAACCAAGGCCAAGCTGGCCAACGACCCAAAGGGCTTTAAAGAGTTTGAGGCGTGGCTAGAAAAAAACGCCGAGCGTTCGGCCCTGATCGTGATGGAAGCCACGAGCGTCTACCACTTGGAGCTCGCGGAGTTCGTTTACAACAAAGGCTTCCGGGTCTGCGTCGTGAACCCGGCTACGACCAAAGCGTACGCTGACAGCGAACTGCGCCGCATCAAGACTGATAAAAGTGATGCCAAACTGATCGCTGACTTTGCCCGGGAAAAGGATCAAAAACTTCACCCATGGGCGCCTGAGCCGCTGAAATACCGCCAGTTGAAAGCAATGGTGCGCCGCCTGGATGACCTTCAGGAAATGGAACAAATGGAGCTTAATCGTCTGGACGTTTCCGACGAAAAGGTCAAAGACTCGA
Protein-coding sequences here:
- a CDS encoding IS110 family transposase, whose translation is MSGFVGVDIAKNTFDIATHLPNGKHKTKAKLANDPKGFKEFEAWLEKNAERSALIVMEATSVYHLELAEFVYNKGFRVCVVNPATTKAYADSELRRIKTDKSDAKLIADFAREKDQKLHPWAPEPLKYRQLKAMVRRLDDLQEMEQMELNRLDVSDEKVKDSINSVLRHIEKEIVETHKAIKKHIDDDPDMRQMRNLIVTIDGIGQKTLERLLAELGDLRKYSDPRQLVAAAGLNPKLQESGKLKGHTLISRVGSARLRAGLYMPGMVALKHNKAIKAMKERLEANGKAPKQIICAAMRKLLHFVYGVLKSGLPYDPKLALAR